A single Methanolobus sp. ZRKC5 DNA region contains:
- a CDS encoding BatA domain-containing protein yields MPYDNPLALGALASIIPLILLYLLRPKPLQVQIPSLMFLMDIKEEKKRFYTSITKLIKDPLFLIQLLVLILLALAAASPFLETQEALSGEHTVLIIDASASMQTDNRFSEAISKAEGYVSKKNSIILAQSTPVTILESESSQATYDTLDTLKAKATVADLSSAISAGMRLLSDEGGNIVVVSDFTNWNGDDPVNAMNLAESYGLTVQFVLVGRETDNIGFIQGSIEAVDNSYTYTGVVKNYMNSRQVVDLEIKNLDNGKSNDVSLNIPAHSTKQFQLTNLGTGITEVAIADDDSLMADNTAYISIPRISDRQLLFVTDVDNLPSQVALSLIPNIKLNQIEGVPEDLSKYSMVVIANKERPLASNEIATLDNYLSGGGRAVFIASEALSSQNAKIELQEILPVIPASIEDSDYGVTLEVVQETRLSEDIKYEEVAMYRFLNVSSRIDSTTLVATDDNIPLLAYDSVGDGTVVYLGINDITGEDAWNNFYNKPEYPVFWFKLAGWLGGTGSVQDYNLKTGTISALAKEQDIQTPNGTQTVSRVLYDETGTYQVAGKEIAVNLYNDRESDTTIEEDVIERSQVQEGPEIVRSSSYTAKNYLDIYMIIIVFILVVLELLIIRKRGEL; encoded by the coding sequence ATGCCTTATGATAATCCTCTTGCACTGGGAGCACTTGCAAGTATTATACCACTGATACTGCTCTATCTTCTCAGGCCAAAACCACTTCAGGTCCAGATCCCATCCCTTATGTTCCTCATGGATATAAAGGAAGAGAAAAAACGTTTCTACACATCAATTACAAAACTCATAAAGGATCCGCTTTTCCTTATACAATTACTTGTGCTAATACTTCTTGCACTAGCCGCAGCATCACCTTTCCTTGAAACACAGGAGGCACTGAGCGGCGAACACACAGTACTTATTATAGATGCATCTGCAAGTATGCAGACTGACAACAGGTTCAGCGAGGCAATATCAAAAGCTGAAGGTTACGTGAGCAAGAAGAACAGCATCATACTTGCACAGAGCACTCCTGTTACAATACTTGAAAGTGAAAGTTCGCAGGCAACCTATGACACGCTTGACACGCTTAAAGCAAAAGCAACTGTTGCAGACCTTTCAAGTGCCATTTCAGCTGGCATGAGATTGCTCTCTGATGAGGGAGGCAATATTGTCGTAGTATCCGATTTTACTAACTGGAATGGTGATGACCCGGTCAATGCCATGAATCTGGCAGAATCATACGGGCTTACTGTGCAGTTTGTCCTTGTTGGCAGAGAAACTGATAATATAGGGTTCATTCAGGGTAGCATTGAGGCTGTAGATAATAGTTATACCTATACGGGTGTTGTTAAGAATTATATGAACAGCAGGCAGGTCGTTGATCTTGAGATAAAGAATCTTGACAATGGCAAAAGCAATGATGTTTCACTTAATATCCCTGCACACTCCACAAAACAATTCCAGCTAACAAATCTTGGAACAGGTATTACAGAAGTGGCAATAGCAGATGATGACAGCCTCATGGCCGATAACACTGCCTACATATCCATACCGAGAATATCTGACAGACAGCTACTCTTTGTAACAGATGTCGATAATCTTCCCTCACAGGTAGCACTATCGTTGATACCGAACATTAAGCTCAACCAGATTGAAGGCGTGCCTGAAGACCTGTCCAAATACAGCATGGTAGTAATTGCCAATAAGGAAAGGCCACTCGCAAGTAATGAAATAGCAACCCTTGATAATTATCTCAGTGGTGGAGGAAGAGCTGTTTTCATTGCCAGTGAAGCACTTTCATCTCAAAATGCTAAAATTGAATTGCAGGAAATTCTTCCGGTAATACCTGCTTCCATAGAAGATTCAGATTATGGTGTAACCCTTGAAGTTGTTCAGGAAACGCGACTTAGCGAGGATATAAAATACGAGGAAGTTGCTATGTATCGCTTCCTTAATGTCAGCTCAAGGATCGATTCCACCACTCTTGTAGCTACTGACGACAATATACCTCTGCTAGCATACGATTCTGTAGGGGATGGAACTGTTGTGTATCTTGGCATTAATGATATCACAGGCGAAGACGCCTGGAATAATTTCTATAATAAACCGGAGTATCCGGTGTTCTGGTTCAAGCTGGCAGGATGGCTTGGAGGAACCGGCAGTGTACAGGATTATAATCTAAAGACAGGAACCATCTCAGCACTGGCGAAAGAACAGGATATTCAAACTCCAAATGGTACCCAAACCGTTAGCCGTGTCCTTTATGATGAGACCGGCACCTATCAGGTAGCAGGAAAGGAAATCGCTGTTAACCTGTATAATGACAGGGAATCTGACACTACTATTGAAGAAGACGTTATAGAACGCTCACAGGTACAGGAAGGACCTGAAATAGTGCGTTCCAGCTCCTATACTGCAAAGAACTATCTGGACATTTATATGATAATCATTGTTTTTATCCTTGTTGTACTTGAACTCCTTATAATAAGAAAAAGAGGTGAGCTCTGA
- a CDS encoding VWA domain-containing protein, protein MVRLENPEMLWLIIPALIAGFYLLKKGTKKGLIISRIVVATLLIVALASPFTLVPRVTTDDNPDLVIISDETASMELFENGTAAKLYEALSARTSASIVRLTGDNTALGDTVMQYSTGDNQIVLVTDGNSNTGEELEDALQFAKETGTTVYYVQPELEENDLTVQIEGDKTIILRNENQFNIVVSQAMEQEITYSYELYIDDNLERSGPIIQTTREKSIPVTKVIFDKPGAHTLKAIIIPSGFDVDTINNQYYKSVYVVPKPTIRAIGLETNSPLADILLNLYDVSTSGELDNIDDKKAIILDNTHANTFTKSEVEELKDYLNEGRGIVVVGGERAYNYGDYLDSPIEEILPVLSKPTDWSGGRNIVLLLDNSHSSVDYETYDYIISNAILILNNKNFKDSYAGVVTFGGKGTDISNGLVYLGTQSNAQKLEEELKNLIAGGGSGATLLHEGLNVADSWLEGEEGKLDIIILSDGAFGQTYDETLQVAKKIHDKGISFYFIKINSGDPGQSYLKDDKSNYYADLLMENVEGKTIYLEKGQLVDDIYFDESDTSSESPDNLDVGVFPLVKYNTKHFITRNIEINGSITGYNDVTPKAGADRLIITSTGKPVLTTWRYGLGRVAALSTDNGQGGDNMWATQLYSDNNSKLMSSTVNWAIGNPREETGAVVDAPDTWYGTPVTIELTMYDEGIPTLKLDGDALDLSLTGNNVYEAVIDPSPIGLHDLSGYPVAVNYALEYRDVGLNEDLPALIKAYGGNTFSPNEARANLFEEAQGKSEKLVRDNVSQKIYFLLAALIIFLGEVILRRIKEIKEMKKLQQQESDA, encoded by the coding sequence ATGGTCAGGCTTGAGAATCCGGAGATGCTCTGGCTGATTATCCCTGCCCTTATTGCAGGTTTCTATCTCCTGAAAAAAGGAACAAAGAAAGGACTTATTATTTCACGTATAGTTGTTGCCACACTGCTCATAGTTGCTCTTGCATCACCTTTTACACTCGTACCAAGAGTAACGACAGATGACAATCCAGACCTTGTGATAATCTCGGATGAAACTGCCAGCATGGAATTATTCGAAAACGGTACGGCAGCTAAGCTATATGAAGCTCTAAGCGCCAGGACATCTGCATCAATTGTTCGACTCACAGGAGATAATACTGCACTTGGAGATACCGTTATGCAGTATTCCACCGGAGATAACCAGATAGTACTGGTCACTGACGGTAACAGTAACACAGGCGAAGAACTGGAAGATGCACTGCAATTTGCAAAGGAAACTGGCACTACTGTTTACTATGTCCAACCAGAATTGGAAGAGAATGACCTGACCGTTCAGATAGAAGGCGATAAGACCATAATTCTCAGGAACGAGAACCAGTTCAATATCGTTGTATCTCAGGCAATGGAACAGGAAATAACGTATAGCTATGAACTCTATATTGATGACAATCTGGAAAGGAGCGGACCGATTATACAAACCACCCGTGAGAAAAGTATACCTGTGACAAAGGTGATATTCGACAAACCAGGTGCACACACATTAAAGGCTATTATCATACCTTCCGGCTTTGACGTTGACACGATCAACAATCAATATTATAAATCTGTATATGTTGTCCCGAAACCTACTATTCGCGCCATAGGTCTTGAAACCAATTCTCCGCTTGCAGACATATTGTTAAATCTCTATGATGTATCAACTTCCGGAGAACTTGATAATATCGACGATAAGAAGGCAATAATCCTCGATAACACTCATGCAAACACATTCACTAAATCCGAGGTCGAAGAGCTGAAAGATTATCTCAATGAAGGAAGAGGTATTGTCGTGGTAGGAGGAGAACGCGCCTATAATTATGGAGATTATCTCGATTCCCCTATAGAAGAGATATTACCAGTGCTCTCAAAACCTACGGATTGGAGTGGTGGCAGAAATATAGTCTTGCTGCTTGACAATTCACATAGCTCAGTCGATTATGAAACTTATGACTATATTATATCAAATGCCATTTTAATCCTAAATAATAAAAACTTCAAGGATTCGTATGCAGGAGTTGTAACTTTTGGTGGTAAAGGTACTGACATATCCAATGGACTGGTTTATCTTGGAACTCAATCAAATGCACAGAAACTTGAAGAAGAGCTCAAAAACCTGATAGCTGGCGGCGGTAGTGGTGCTACTCTTTTGCATGAAGGATTAAATGTAGCTGATAGCTGGCTTGAAGGAGAAGAAGGAAAACTGGATATTATAATACTATCAGATGGTGCCTTCGGACAGACATATGATGAAACGTTGCAAGTTGCTAAAAAAATACATGACAAGGGAATTAGCTTTTACTTTATAAAAATCAATTCCGGCGACCCGGGACAATCATACCTTAAAGATGACAAAAGTAATTATTATGCAGATTTATTAATGGAGAATGTTGAAGGAAAAACAATTTATCTTGAAAAAGGACAGCTTGTAGATGATATTTATTTTGATGAAAGTGACACATCATCTGAAAGCCCTGATAATCTGGATGTCGGAGTTTTTCCTCTGGTCAAATACAATACCAAACATTTCATCACCAGAAACATCGAAATAAATGGCAGTATCACAGGGTACAATGATGTCACTCCAAAAGCCGGAGCTGACAGGCTTATTATTACAAGCACCGGAAAACCGGTACTGACCACATGGAGATACGGGCTTGGAAGAGTTGCTGCCTTGTCAACCGATAACGGACAGGGAGGAGATAATATGTGGGCCACACAGTTGTACTCGGATAACAATTCAAAGCTGATGTCCTCAACTGTGAACTGGGCAATCGGTAATCCAAGGGAAGAGACCGGAGCTGTTGTAGATGCACCAGACACATGGTATGGTACACCAGTTACAATCGAACTGACAATGTATGATGAAGGTATTCCCACCCTGAAGCTGGACGGCGATGCACTTGACCTCTCACTCACAGGGAATAATGTATATGAAGCCGTTATCGACCCCAGTCCAATTGGTCTCCATGACCTTTCTGGATATCCGGTGGCAGTGAACTATGCACTTGAATACCGTGATGTGGGACTGAACGAGGACCTTCCCGCACTTATCAAAGCATATGGAGGAAATACCTTTTCTCCAAATGAAGCAAGGGCTAATTTGTTCGAAGAAGCACAGGGTAAATCTGAAAAACTTGTACGTGACAATGTAAGTCAGAAGATATACTTCCTGCTTGCAGCTCTTATTATTTTCCTTGGAGAAGTTATACTAAGGAGAATAAAAGAGATAAAAGAAATGAAGAAACTGCAACAACAGGAAAGTGATGCATAA
- a CDS encoding PAS domain S-box protein encodes MTENQVLKILFVEDMPEDLELAKRKIKDYGIRFETYLAQNETEFLQGLYEFEPDIIISDYLLPEFDGMRALEYSLTYDNTVPFIILTGFINEEIAVDSIKAGATDYVLKERISRLPSAIKEAIKKKSVLLENKQATESLEFMSKIIEQSPYSIISTDMEGIITSWNKGAKRTFGFTSEEALGQHISLLYHDTYLDILNKDIIEPLLLNGYHQTQVSLKRKSGESFIGSLYLWLIKDITGQASGMVGYTLDITKRVKAEEELRIKDQAIECNVDGIALLELDGRISYANETALKIWGYENKAEVVGKNVEEFFDTKYKRSEILEIIKDKGFKSERNALRKDGTIFPVWVSTTTIKDASGNSIAYMGSLVDITKIKRSQEALKESEEKYRLLAENTLDCIWLMDMNMAFTYVNPAIYSILGFLPEEWIGSKLSDHCDEKNFMKIMDHAKIGMESSPDVTELTFQAEMLNKNGDNVPIEITGKILHSTDGIPIGFHGNARDITKRILAEEALKESEDRLKLAMMVSEHGFWEWELDLNEFYFSPNSYNVLGYEDQEFPMSPEIWGKLLHPEDRKNILPEIISSIKEEKTFTFEIRMLSGSGKWRWILAKGATFNGNRGSHRAIGTLVDITERKKTEEQMLLARIAAEEANRCKNGLLTNMNHELRTPLNSVIGYSDVLIDQNIKELDDKQKKYLQIINDAGYKLLNLINNVLDLAQIEAEGMGLKFSAFEPAEYVEEVIRSTKLLATKKKININVNIDESTTEITADVDKFKEILYNLVENALKFTPEKGTVTVNVKVENEEIEVSVEDTGIGIAEEDRERIFNSFIQVDSSNTKKYGGAGLGLALVKEYLKMQSGNIWVEGESGKGSKFIFRIPVYPKERATDI; translated from the coding sequence ATGACAGAAAATCAGGTATTGAAGATATTGTTTGTTGAAGACATGCCTGAAGATCTGGAATTAGCTAAGAGGAAAATAAAGGATTATGGAATCCGATTTGAGACATACTTAGCACAGAACGAAACTGAATTCTTACAAGGTTTATATGAATTTGAACCGGACATCATAATTTCTGATTATTTACTTCCTGAATTTGATGGGATGCGGGCACTTGAATACTCGCTTACATATGATAACACTGTTCCGTTCATAATTCTAACGGGATTCATAAATGAAGAAATTGCCGTGGATAGCATAAAAGCAGGAGCAACTGATTACGTACTAAAAGAGCGTATCAGTAGACTGCCCAGTGCCATAAAAGAAGCCATAAAGAAAAAAAGTGTGCTCCTTGAAAATAAGCAGGCAACTGAATCTCTGGAATTTATGTCGAAAATAATTGAGCAATCTCCTTATTCAATTATTTCGACTGACATGGAAGGAATTATAACAAGCTGGAACAAGGGGGCTAAAAGAACCTTTGGTTTTACTTCAGAAGAAGCTTTGGGTCAGCATATATCCCTGCTTTACCATGATACTTATCTTGACATTCTGAACAAGGATATAATAGAACCGCTTCTTTTAAATGGATATCATCAGACGCAGGTCAGTTTGAAACGTAAGAGTGGAGAATCATTCATTGGTTCTTTATACCTCTGGCTGATTAAAGATATAACCGGACAGGCTTCAGGGATGGTAGGGTACACGCTTGACATTACTAAACGAGTAAAGGCAGAAGAAGAGCTTCGAATAAAAGACCAGGCCATAGAATGCAATGTTGATGGTATTGCACTTTTGGAGCTGGACGGCAGGATAAGCTATGCGAACGAAACTGCCTTAAAAATCTGGGGATATGAAAACAAGGCCGAGGTAGTTGGAAAGAATGTTGAGGAGTTCTTTGATACTAAATACAAAAGAAGCGAAATATTAGAAATAATAAAAGATAAGGGATTCAAAAGTGAACGAAATGCCCTGAGAAAAGATGGAACTATTTTTCCTGTATGGGTATCTACAACGACAATTAAAGATGCTTCAGGCAACTCAATTGCCTACATGGGCTCTCTTGTAGATATTACTAAAATAAAGAGATCACAAGAAGCGTTAAAGGAAAGCGAGGAAAAGTATCGCCTCCTCGCTGAAAATACCCTTGATTGCATATGGTTAATGGACATGAACATGGCTTTCACTTATGTGAATCCTGCGATTTATTCCATACTTGGTTTTCTGCCGGAAGAATGGATCGGCTCGAAACTAAGTGACCATTGTGACGAAAAGAATTTCATGAAAATAATGGATCACGCAAAAATCGGAATGGAAAGTTCACCAGATGTTACCGAACTGACCTTTCAGGCAGAAATGCTTAATAAAAACGGAGATAACGTACCCATCGAGATCACAGGTAAAATACTACACAGTACTGATGGAATTCCCATTGGCTTTCATGGAAACGCAAGGGACATAACCAAGAGAATTCTCGCAGAAGAAGCTTTAAAAGAAAGTGAGGACAGACTTAAACTTGCAATGATGGTCTCAGAACATGGTTTTTGGGAATGGGAGCTTGACCTTAATGAGTTTTATTTCAGTCCGAATTCATATAATGTGCTCGGCTATGAAGATCAAGAGTTTCCAATGTCACCTGAGATATGGGGTAAATTACTGCATCCGGAAGACCGGAAGAACATATTGCCAGAAATTATAAGCTCTATAAAAGAAGAGAAAACTTTCACTTTTGAGATACGTATGCTTTCAGGCTCAGGGAAATGGAGATGGATACTGGCCAAAGGAGCCACATTCAATGGAAACAGAGGTAGCCATAGAGCCATAGGCACTCTTGTTGATATTACTGAAAGGAAGAAAACTGAAGAACAGATGCTGCTGGCGAGAATAGCTGCTGAAGAGGCAAACCGCTGTAAAAATGGTCTTCTGACTAACATGAACCACGAGTTAAGAACTCCCCTTAATTCAGTTATAGGATACTCAGATGTTCTGATAGACCAAAACATCAAAGAACTTGACGATAAACAGAAGAAATACCTGCAGATCATCAATGATGCCGGATACAAACTACTTAATCTAATTAATAATGTACTGGACCTGGCACAGATCGAAGCTGAAGGGATGGGACTCAAATTTTCAGCTTTTGAGCCGGCTGAGTACGTTGAGGAAGTAATTAGAAGTACAAAACTACTGGCCACAAAAAAGAAGATAAATATCAATGTCAACATTGACGAAAGTACCACTGAAATAACTGCAGATGTTGATAAGTTTAAAGAAATACTCTATAATCTGGTAGAAAATGCTTTGAAGTTCACACCTGAAAAAGGAACCGTTACCGTTAATGTAAAGGTCGAAAATGAAGAAATTGAAGTATCCGTAGAAGACACCGGCATTGGAATTGCAGAAGAAGATAGAGAACGGATCTTCAATTCCTTTATACAGGTGGATAGCTCCAACACCAAAAAATACGGAGGAGCAGGTCTTGGACTCGCACTTGTCAAAGAATACCTGAAA